Part of the Bacteroidia bacterium genome is shown below.
AGTGTAAAAAAATTATTCACTTCTCAAAAGACAGAGTTTAAATTACACCCTCGTTATTTCAGAAAAAAACTTAGCAACCAGAAATGCCTGTCCTCGGAGCAACCTAATTTAATAAAAGCTTTATAATTTAATCAGCTTATAAGTATAGGTTCCCCCGTCTTTTTCTTCAATACAGGTAATTTTTCTTTTTGTAACCATCAGGTTTTTCCAGTTCAGTAATTCCAGTTCGTCAGTTACAGGATGTATTAATGAGGCATTAAGCCGCTCCCTATATTGTGCCTGGCTCCCTTCCGCCTGGTACCGATAATATGTATCTTCCTCCAATGACCAAATCCCTGTCTTTTCCAAACCGCTGATACGGTCAACCTGCTTAAGAGAATTATCGCTGTTAAATTCAATTATCAAATTCTCATATTGCTCCGTCAGGTTTTCTCCTGATATCGCCCAGTCCTTGCAGTACCTGACTTTCTCATATTTCCACTGTCCTTCTAATTTATTTTCTGTTGAGGGAAACAGGCTGTTGTCTTTGGAACAACCTGACAAAATTAAAATAGAAATTATGGCCAACCATCGGTGTTTAAATGTAAAAGTTTTCATACGTTTTGAATTCAATTATTTTATTCGCTTAGTGCCCTTCATTACAATATTAGTTGTTCTTTTTTTAACTAAAAATTTAAGGTAAATATATTCCTCAAACTTTGCATTGAGTTTCTTCGGCACTATTGCCTTTACTTTTTTTACCGGGCAAAAATTATTCTGATCTGTGGTTTAAACCTTAAGATATAGTGAACAATTCATAACCGGGAAGTTTTGTGCGCCAGCGTATTCTTTTATGCAATATCCGGTAAATGGCAATTTAAGGAGTAGTTTGAGATGGCTTTTAGGCAAAAGAGCATTGTGGTGATTTAATTCACTTTAGCCTGAAACTCAATATCAGAATGTTATTACATCCCTTCTGGATTTTTCTAACCGGGAGAAAAACAAACACCTGATATGTCGTTGCTGCTCAGGAGAAATAGTTTAGCCATTAAATTAAAAATGATCTTATCCTTTTACGGCTTTTCCGAATTTCCTCACTGATTCCGGACTTCCGAAAACGTATACCAGATCTCCGTGTTTCAGGTGTGTAGTCGGATCCACCACGGTTTGCACCTCCTCACCCCGGTATATTGCCATTACGCTGATTCCAAAGCGGCTGCGCAACTTGCTTTCGCTCAGGGGAATATTCACGATTGCAGGATCGGTGGTTTCTACCCGCAAGGAAAGAACCTTGAAATCCTGCCAACTGGGCAGCCCCAGGCTCATGCTCTGACTAAAGAAAGGACGCAGCATTTCATAGTTTTCCTTCCGGATTCCTTCTACGTAATTCTTTATATCGCCTTCCGGCACAAGATACTGGTGCAATACACGTGTGAATATTTCCACCGAAGTCTCAAATTCTTCGCTGATCACTTCGCTTGCCCCAAGTTTAAGATAGTCGTTCGTTTGGCTGAGAAAACGGCTTCGCACCAGGATGTGAGCGGTGTTGCAAATGCTGCGGACAGAAGCAACGATCTTCTCAGTGGCAGGCGGATCAGAAATAGCAACGACCACAACACGGGCATGATACACATGCAAATGCTCCAGCATATAAGGATTAGAGGCATCTCCGAAATAAATCGGCTCACCAGTGGATTTTCCCAATGCCACGTTTTCAGTATTAATATCTAAAATAGCATAAGGAATTTTAGCTGCTCTGCATATACGTGCCAACTGCTGGCCGTTGAAACCATAACCAATTATGATGAGGTGGTCCTTGAGCGTGCTCTGCACATCAGCCAGATCCTTATCCTTCTGTATGGCTGCTACCTTCTGCCGCTTTTTGCTCAGCAACAGCATCGAAAGTTTATCTGAGGCCTGAAACACAAAAGGTGTGGCGGCCATAGTAAGGATGGAAACCGACAGGAAATACTGATAAGGATCATTGTCCAGTAAATTGTGGCTCATGCCCACAGCCGCCAGTATAAACGCAAATTCACCCACCTGGAAAAGCGTGAAACCGTTGAGCAAATTCGTTCGGGTTGGATAGCGCAGGATTGCACTTGAAATAAAGAGTACCGTAAACTTTATCACGAAAACGGCAGCCACCAGCACCAGCACCAGCCATACGTGAGACAGGAAGAACTGTATGTCCAGCAGCATCCCGATGGACACGAAGAAAAAGCTGCTGAATATTTCCCTGAAAGGAATAATGAGCCCGGATGCCTGGTGGCTGTATTCCGACTCGGAGATGATGAGGCCCGCCAGGAATGCGCCCAGTGAAAGCGAAAGGCCAATAACCGAAGTGCCCCAGGCAATAGCAAAGCAGATGACCACAATTGAAATGATGAACAACTCCCGGCTGCGGGTAAGGACAATAGCTTTCAGAAGCCGTGGTACAAGATAGCGCGCTGAAATGAGCGTGATAGCAATCACGCCCACCACCTTCAGTGAAAGGATTCCCAGTTCGTACCAGAGATCGCCACCTTCGCCCGCCAGCATGGGCGTGAGAAGCATCATCGGCACAACAATAATGTCCTGAAAGATGAGAATGCCTAGGGCTATTTTCCCATGCGGACTGTTCATCATCCCACTGGATTGCAGCAAATTAAGCACTATGGCCGTGCTGCTCAATGACACCAGGAATCCAAAAAACAGCGCCTGGTTCATAGGAAAGCCGAGGAGTACCGTAACTCCGTAAACTGCTCCTATGGTCAGCAATACCTGGCTTGCGCCTCCAATCAGTACTACATTTTTGATCCGTGCCAGCGCACCAAGCGAAAATTCAAGCCCGATTATAAAGAGCAGCAGGATAATGCCGATCTCAGATAAAATCTCAATATCATGTGAAGCTTCAATAAGGCCAAAGCCAGACGGGCCAAATGCGATGCCCGTCACCAGGAAGCCAAGTATAGTGGGAAGTTTGAGCTTCTGAAAAATAAAAATAACACCGACCGAAAGGCCGAGTAAAATCACGATATCCTTGAGCAACGGTATTTCCATCCGGGCAAAGTTCGTCTTAAAATTCTTTAAGGATTGTCTTCCTGATTCTGTCGTACAGACTTTAAAAAGAGCCGTGCGATTCCACGATCGTCAAAAGTAAACAGCCTTGCCGGGAATTCCCGGCAAGGCTGTTTTGTAAAAAAGTATAGAAACTAAAAGCCGCTTTTAAAGGCCGCTTTCATTGGTAACTAGTTTCACGGTAAGCTCAAAGTCATCATGGATCATTTTATCTCCGAGTCCATCGAAAAAGCTGCCTGAGCCATATTTAACATCATACAGGCTTCTGTCAATAGTGATCTCAGCCGTTGCGGTAGTTTGCCCTTCAGATGTTTCCACTTTTGCAGGAAAAGTCACCTTGTTTATTTTGCCCCGGATCGTCATGTTACCGGTAACGTCATAGCTTCCGTTTCCATTCTCCTTTACGTCCAGAATGATGAAAGTAGCTTTCGGATGTTTTTCCACATAAAAGAAATCCTCGGACTTCAAATGACCTACCAGTTTTCCTCTGGAACCATCATCGTTAATATCAAGGTTTTCAATGGAATTCATGTCCACGGTAAATGATCCGCCCATCAGTGTTTCATTGGCCATCATAAGGTAACCCTCCTGAAGATTGATGGTGCCATTATGCTTGCCGGTAACTTTTTCGCCCCGCCAGTCAATGGTGCTCTTTTCAGTATTGACTTCCTGGCGTTCTGCCTTAGCCTTAAGACCTACTGCCGTTTGAGCATGAGAAAAAGTAGCTGCTGAAAACAGCAACATGATTAAAAGCGATAGTTGTTTCAAATTCTTCATTGATCTAAATTTTAAATTCCAGAGCGTGTTTTCGATAACCATGCCAATTATATGTATATACATTTAATGTTGATACCT
Proteins encoded:
- a CDS encoding cation:proton antiporter; this translates as MEIPLLKDIVILLGLSVGVIFIFQKLKLPTILGFLVTGIAFGPSGFGLIEASHDIEILSEIGIILLLFIIGLEFSLGALARIKNVVLIGGASQVLLTIGAVYGVTVLLGFPMNQALFFGFLVSLSSTAIVLNLLQSSGMMNSPHGKIALGILIFQDIIVVPMMLLTPMLAGEGGDLWYELGILSLKVVGVIAITLISARYLVPRLLKAIVLTRSRELFIISIVVICFAIAWGTSVIGLSLSLGAFLAGLIISESEYSHQASGLIIPFREIFSSFFFVSIGMLLDIQFFLSHVWLVLVLVAAVFVIKFTVLFISSAILRYPTRTNLLNGFTLFQVGEFAFILAAVGMSHNLLDNDPYQYFLSVSILTMAATPFVFQASDKLSMLLLSKKRQKVAAIQKDKDLADVQSTLKDHLIIIGYGFNGQQLARICRAAKIPYAILDINTENVALGKSTGEPIYFGDASNPYMLEHLHVYHARVVVVAISDPPATEKIVASVRSICNTAHILVRSRFLSQTNDYLKLGASEVISEEFETSVEIFTRVLHQYLVPEGDIKNYVEGIRKENYEMLRPFFSQSMSLGLPSWQDFKVLSLRVETTDPAIVNIPLSESKLRSRFGISVMAIYRGEEVQTVVDPTTHLKHGDLVYVFGSPESVRKFGKAVKG
- a CDS encoding YceI family protein, producing the protein MKNLKQLSLLIMLLFSAATFSHAQTAVGLKAKAERQEVNTEKSTIDWRGEKVTGKHNGTINLQEGYLMMANETLMGGSFTVDMNSIENLDINDDGSRGKLVGHLKSEDFFYVEKHPKATFIILDVKENGNGSYDVTGNMTIRGKINKVTFPAKVETSEGQTTATAEITIDRSLYDVKYGSGSFFDGLGDKMIHDDFELTVKLVTNESGL